A window of the Branchiostoma lanceolatum isolate klBraLanc5 chromosome 13, klBraLanc5.hap2, whole genome shotgun sequence genome harbors these coding sequences:
- the LOC136446996 gene encoding polycystin-1-like protein 2: MAAILSVSLPVVASSLCRNITNPPGLCSCRDGVGPLNETCSLCLCTATVPSDCYVDLGWLKGSETWVVDSFPSSYQTPPWNALDCSRDTVWTPPNIFFPVPNRQHWIILDMQEPHRVYQIRIVQIANGLHDIKDFVLEMSSVDPYVWEVVESSGAVLVGTSKPQHFGDFNVTSQYWRITMTSISGWPVRIRDFCFFGHKEPIKIVPCETLHAACTLPVEADSTAPGYQPPGEQPCHVTVDIHEGIRSVDNPLQVHRSGNVTINPLVSFECGIAYNASAVWTVRANLTTLTYPIEAYWEYLPDRDDVFADKLKLELPWKTMPLGILMVQITVTMNVTELGHVSIAVAQTWMEVLPLPLVAVLTPGYERRSIATQDFKILATDSYDPDELVPTDQFSYNNWTCEAVDYANPPVTGPGGLSVCESLLGNFASDSSPDEGELSFAAWSARPPGNTVKVSVVITAEGRPAVYTYINIGTHPSDLGYITLVCLENCNPGDFIAYRPLHLTCSYGGDNVWSLEEAPSDFPGIDWTNNITAMDRAFLQIRPDVFTVPGNYTIRISNFLRAAFPRHAEYRFQVLANPIPTSLLQGNSTDIPPDVCSVFPPEGVSLVEKFCIVCEDFYDELGPLRADIRYEFIPDGVELATTKFPGSGPATTVDIILTVFSGWVLYTPMVDIPPGSIIIELMVSSVDGRNTTVFMDPILITSPSKAQVSGYMDGFYDSSIGPFSKLLSMRSTAEAFSGSVISSGVAAALANKGEDISEITDKVAENMAAVELEDYDGIVGLSTSTLLVTAFPDSVSGDAQVLSSMSLKSAFEKTRELSENNSMPVDEVNRAAALMFTGAVNVFKASEVMAESEQEGGTTSSNNLEANKEATTKNFEALDVLDDIYLENMMPGVDEDDLFADVYMSKMHVRIKREDPSDGSEKLYTVGGQSDSFVRVPSFSALLPDGCPEGEVGVQFLESNFNPFEYSNNSRIIRSDVTGLAVKCGNMTIPVSGLDEPLDILTRRENKSLDDLMYIFSTSAPLGNISVFQFFAKKNMSSMSFSVDFNSTLFPQDVTLWLSKHEPPTPDTYDWTTTLPVPEDQLYNIPWINETSITSSAYQWLLPEEEVDITDFDVENKTKYYIGVQFGTDLDLGSGEIVNFTLYAFETACVYFEENGTHLWQSDGCSVGLMSNITHIHCRCDHLTKFAGFVAPNPLNIQEALSANILENPIGLILVLTVFSGYLMGILWARKTDRQDIAKAGVALLPGHKLNPRKECQYVITVYTGFRGNAGTTAEITLVLYGIHYESAPLTLRDDNRVLFQQGSVDSFLVSTEQPLGVITHMRVWHNNAGYSPSWYLGQIVVVNRGTNLTTYFLSNRWLAVDEDDGKIERLIPTAGEEEMTKFRNVFFAKSSRDMNDGHLWFSVKGRPARSPFTRVQRLSCCLTLLYSTMITNIMFFGRGDDFDPPEPLRIAGLEIDPPISLPQLMIGLQSAVIILPVNLLIVFLFRNSGARAPKKSSSKKVNSEPDRRFLKLLQRKPKSKKTFTSNNPDTPSFWYAREKSAIDNSTDQKLGVLQSTLDHDVEEGSSKKRDEDNDGPKKSSLPWWAVFIGWLLVWSASFVAAFFTVLYTLSFGKAKAEAWVFTFVTSFVTDLFLVQPFKLLLVAMVFALLVKKPVEDEDPAPTPTGDDEEYIHNDTQGESPKQKKVWISATGWMRYIKTDRSAAYGTESKVGLEL, from the exons ATGGCAGCGATCCTGTCGGTGTCTCTACCAGTGGTAGCGTCGTCTCTGTGTCGGAATATCACCAACCCTCCGGGCCTCTGCTCATGTCGGGACGGTGTGGGACCTCTCAACGAAACCTGCAGCCTTTGCCTGTGCACAGCGACCGTACCATCGGATTGCTACG TTGACCTTGGATGGCTTAAGGGATCGGAAACCTGGGTGGTGGACTCTTTCCCCAGCTCGTACCAGACTCCGCCTTGGAATGCCCTGGACTGCTCACGGGACACCGTGTGGACACCTCCAAATATATTCTTTCCAGTACCTAACAGACAGCACTGGATAATCTTGGACATGCAGGAACCGCACAG GGTGTACCAGATCAGGATCGTCCAGATTGCTAACGGCCTACACGACATAAAGGACTTTGTTCTGGAGATGTCGTCCGTGGACCCGTATGTGTGGGAAGTCGTGGAGAGCTCGGGCGCTGTCCTGGTCGGCACCAGCAAGCCACAGCACTTCGGGGATTtcaacgtgacgtcacagtatTGGAGGATCACCATGACATCCATCTCAGGATGGCCCGTTCGGATAAGGGACTTCTGCTTCTTTGGTCACAAAG AGCCTATCAAGATCGTCCCGTGCGAGACCCTGCACGCTGCCTGCACCCTGCCTGTGGAGGCAGACAGTACGGCACCGGGGTACCAACCGCCCGGGGAACAACCGTGCCACGTCACGGTCGACATCCACGAGGGGATTCGCAG TGTCGACAACCCTCTTCAAGTACACCGAAGCGGGAATGTCACCATCAACCCTTTGGTGTCTTTCGAATGTGGCATCGCCTACAAC GCGTCGGCAGTGTGGACGGTAAGAGCCAATTTGACGACACTGACGTATCCCATCGAGGCCTACTGGGAATACCTACCTGATCGCGATGACGTCTTCGCTGACAAGTTGAAGCTCGAGTTACCGTGGAAGACCATGCCACTCGGCATACTCATGGTGCAG ATCACAGTGACCATGAACGTGACCGAGCTTGGACATGTCAGCATTGCTGTTGCCCAGACGTGGATGGAGGTGCTACCCTTACCTCTGGTTGCTGTGCTGACTCCCGGCTATGAAAGAAGGTCCATAGCTACTCAGGACTTCAAGATCTTGGCCACTGACTCTTATGATCCAGATGAACTTGTACCCACCGACCAGTTTAGCTACAACAACTGGACCTGCGAAGCGGTGGATTACGCTAACCCACCAG TTACTGGTCCCGGAGGGTTATCGGTTTGTGAGTCGCTTCTTGGAAACTTTGCGTCAGATTCGAGTCCAGACGAAGGTGAACTGAGCTTTGCAGCTTGGTCTGCTCGCCCGCCAGGTAACACTGTCAAAGTCAGTGTCGTCATCACGGCTGAAGGACGTCCAGCTGTCTATACTTACATCAACATCGGTACCCATCCATCCGACCTCGGATATATCACATTGGT ATGCCTGGAAAACTGTAATCCTGGTGACTTCATCGCTTATAGGCCACTGCACCTCACCTGTTCATACGGCGGTGATAACGTTTGGAGTCTAGAGGAAGCTCCATCGGACTTTCCTGGCATTGACTGGACAAATAACATCACGGCCATGGATAGAGCGTTCCTCCAAATTCGTCCCGACGTCTTTACA GTCCCTGGAAACTACACGATAAGAATCAGTAACTTCTTAAGAGCGGCCTTTCCGCGGCATGCCGAGTACCGATTCCAGGTGCTGGCGAACCCCATACCGACGAGTCTTCTCCAGGGAAACTCTACAGACATACCGCCAGACGTGTGCTCTGTCTTTCCTCCAGAGGGAGTCTCTCTGGTGGAAAAATTCTGCATCGTCTGCGAAG ACTTCTATGATGAGCTTGGTCCACTCAGAGCAGATATCCGGTACGAGTTCATACCAGACGGGGTTGAACTGGCGACAACCAAGTTTCCAGGGAGTGGCCCGGCTACAACCGTAGACATCATTCTCACCGTCTTTTCTGGCTGG GTCCTCTACACCCCGATGGTGGACATCCCTCCCGGATCCATCATAATAGAACTGATGGTGTCCAGCGTTGACGGACGCAATACCACTGTTTTCATGGACCCCATTCTT ATCACATCACCGAGCAAGGCCCAGGTGAGCGGATACATGGACGGGTTCTACGACAGTTCCATAGGACCCTTCTCCAAGCTGCTGTCCATGCGGTCTACGGCAGAAGCGTTCAGTGGTTCAGTGATATCCTCTGGCGTCGCTGCTGCCTTGGCCAACAAAGGGGAAGACATCAGTGAG ATCACAGACAAAGTGGCTGAGAATATGGCAGCTGTGGAGCTAGAAGACTATGATGGAATTGTAGGATTGTCAACCTCAACCTTACTGGTCACCGCATTTCCTGACTCTGTATCTGGTGATGCCCAA GTTCTCAGTTCCATGTCTCTGAAGTCTGCGTTTGAGAAGACAAGAGAGTTGTCAGAAAATAACAGCATGCCTGTGGATGAGGTCAACCGAGCGGCAGCTTTGATGTTCACAG GTGCAGTTAATGTATTCAAGGCATCTGAAGTCATGGCTGAGTCAGAGCAAGAGGGTGGAACGACCTCCTCCAACAACCTGGAAGCG AACAAGGAGGCTACTACTAAGAACTTCGAAGCCCTGGATGTGCTTGACGACATTTATCTGGAAAATATGATGCCGGGCGTCGATGAGGACGACCTATTTGCGGATGTGTACATGTCTAAG ATGCACGTGAGAATTAAACGGGAAGATCCCAGTGACGGTTCCGAGAAGCTGTACACGGTAGGCGGGCAGAGTGACTCCTTCGTCCGCGTGCCGTCCTTCTCGGCCCTGCTTCCTGACGGCTGTCCCGAAGGAGAGGTCGGAGTGCAG TTTCTGGAGTCTAATTTCAACCCGTTCGAATATTCGAACAATTCGCGTATAATCCGGTCTGACGTCACCGGCTTAGCGGTGAAGTGCGGCAACATGACGATCCCTGTGTCCGGGTTGGACGAGCCGTTAGACATCTTGACACGAAGGGAGAACAAAAGTCTGGATGATCTGATGTACATCTTTTCCACCTCTGCACCGCTTGGAAACATATCG GTTTTCCAGTTTTTCGCCAAGAAAAACATGTCATCGATGAGCTTCAGTGTGGATTTCAACAGCACCCTCTTCCCGCAAGACGTCACCCTGTGGCTGAGCAAGCATGAACCTCCAACACCAGACACGTACGACTGGACAACCACTCTGCCAGTTCCAGAGGATCAGCTCTACAACATCCCGTGGATCAATGAAACGTCCATAACTTCTAGTGCGTACCAGTGGCTGCTGCCGGAAGAGGAAGTGGACATCACGGACTTCGACGTGGAGAACAAGACTAAGTATTACATCG GAGTTCAGTTTGGCACTGACCTTGATCTTGGGAGCGGCGAAATCGTCAACTTCACCCTGTACGCCTTCGAGACTGCCTGTGTCTATTTTGAAGAGAACGGGACCCACCTGTGGCAGAGCGACGGCTGCAGC GTGGGTTTGATGTCTAACATTACCCACATTCACTGCCGGTGTGACCACCTGACCAAGTTTGCTGGGTTCGTGGCACCGAATCCACTCAACATCCAGGAAGCTCTCTCAGCAAACATCTTGGAGAATCCGATAGGTCTCATCCTGGTTCTCACGGTGTTCAGTGGGTACCTGATGGGCATTCTCTGGGCAAGGAAGACGGACAGGCAAGACAtcgctaag GCCGGAGTGGCACTACTGCCTGGTCACAAGCTGAACCCTCGCAAGGAATGTCAGTACGTCATCACAGTATACACCGGTTTCCGGGGCAACGCAGGAACTACCGCTGAG ATTACCTTGGTGTTGTACGGCATTCATTACGAGAGTGCTCCCCTTACGCTGAGGGACGACAACCGAGTTCTGTTCCAACAGGGGAGTGTGGACTCATTCCTTGTGTCCACAGAACAGCCGCTAGGGGTTATCACTCACATGAGGGTTTGGCACAACAACGCTGGATACAGTCCATCATG GTACCTCGGTCAGATTGTTGTGGTCAACAGGGGAACAAATCTAACGACCTATTTCCTAAGTAACAG GTGGCTGGCCGTAGATGAAGACGACGGAAAGATAGAGCGTCTCATCCCCACAGCAGGAGAGGAGGAAATGACAAAATTCCGCAACGTGTTCTTTGCAAAGAGTTCAAG GGACATGAATGATGGCCACCTGTGGTTCTCCGTGAAAGGACGTCCAGCGCGGAGCCCCTTcacccgtgtccagcgcctgtcctgctgcctgacgCTGCTCTACAGCACCATGATCACCAACATCATGTTCTTCGGCCGCGGAGACGACTTCGACCCTCCCGAGCCGCTCAGGATTGCTGGTTTGGAGATTGACCCTCCGATTTCTCTACCTCAG CTGATGATCGGCCTCCAGAGTGCAGTCATCATCCTACCAGTCAACCTCCTCATCGTCTTTCTCTTCCGCAATTCTGGAGCAAGAGCGCCCAAAAAGAGCAGCAGCAAGAAGGTCAACTCAGAGCCAGACAGACGCTTTCTAAAACTGCTACAGCGGAAACCTAAGAGCAAGAAAACGTTTACCTCCAACAACCCGGATACGCCATCGTTTTGGTATGCTAGAGAGAAATCAGCCATTGACAATTCGACAGACCAGAAGCTCGGCGTCCTCCAGTCGACCTTGGATCATGATGTTGAGGAAGGCAGTTCTAAGAAACGGGATGAAGACAACGACGGACCAAAGAAGTCGTCTCTTCCCTGGTGGGCTGTGTTCATTG GTTGGCTGCTGGTGTGGTCGGCTAGCTTCGTGGCTGCCTTCTTCACAGTTCTGTACACGCTGAGCTTCGGCAAGGCGAAGGCAGAAGCCTGGGTCTTCACCTTCGTGACGTCATTCGTGACCGATCTATTCCTGGTGCAACCCTTCAAGCTGCTGCTGGTCGCGATGGTGTTTGCTTTACTTGTCAAG AAACCTGTGGAGGACGAGGACCCGGCTCCCACACCCACAGGAGACGATGAGGAATACATTCACAACGATACTCAG GGCGAATCGCCTAAACAGAAGAAGGTCTGGATCAGTGCCACAGGCTGGATGCGGTATATCAAGACAGACCGTTCAGCGGCGTATGGTACCGAATCTAAGGTAGGCCTAGAGCTATGA